Part of the Vulpes vulpes isolate BD-2025 chromosome 13, VulVul3, whole genome shotgun sequence genome, acattctcaaatatttgaaataaaggaaaggtGTCATTAATAAGGCTAACTAAAATTACAACAAAGGCTTTCTTCTAATCCTagagaatgaaacaaaaagagaggTAAGACAAATTGGAAACGAGGAAGAATTTGAAGTCAAGTTGGCCCTGGACCCTTTTACATTGCTACTCCTTCTGTTTGTTCAAGTTAAAGAATAAGACCACCAACTGCTCCTTAGTGGAACAGgctgcaaagaaaacaaagcagctaAGTGATGATGAGGAaaacaaaggatataaaaatttGTAGTTATGAAGATGATCAAGAAATGatggagctcctggctggctcagttggtagggcatgcaactctttatctatctcagggtcatgaattcaagccctatgttgggcagagagattactttaaaaaattaaaaataaaataaaaaataaaagacatttaaaaaactgtaaaaaaaatgatGGTAGTAATTCTATTCTGAAGTTTAAGAAACAGCAAGGAGTAACAAATGAGAGAGACAGTAATCTGACAGGTCTTTACTTGCACACAAATAAAAGGCTAATCTAATTCTTTAGAGGTTTGATCTGATAGGAAACACCTATTTACCTCTGAATTTGTCTCATTTCTTAAACTTAACTGATTCCcatgtgaataaatattttaaaattttttgttattaaagcAAGGTTTATGGCTGCATTTTGACAGGGTTATATAAAAAGCTTCATAGTATTAATCCCATCAGTACCAAGGTTACTGAAATCAGATTCACTTATAAGCATTAATTAAATTTGCTGTCACCATTACCACATATTTGCAATGACAAAGAGACCGagtcatttcatttcttcaaGAATAGTTACATTAAAATGCTTACTGAAAGcttttaataatgagaaaaaaaaatttattttcagtgcAGAACAGAATGTTCAGGACactatattaataaaagtatCAGTAAACAGGGTGCCATCTTGGTCTGTAAATGATGTTCTCCAAAACTGACTcacaagtgtttttaaaataccactGAGGGAACACTGGTTAAAGTTTATCGctgacacattttttaaagtctcttagTAGCTTTGCCATAAAACTGATTTAAGGTAGTTGTGTTTTTCAGTAATGTTAGAACAACCCAGCACTTGTAAGAATAGTCAGATCAGCACACTGTACTAAAACATAATTGTGCAACATTTTGTAAACTAGCTGCAATTTTCAGTAGCTGTGTTCACCAACTGTGTAACAGAATTGTAATGTTCTCCTAAGCCGTATGCATGTCTCATATATCtgaaatgagaaaaggagaaatgagtaGTTTAGACAAAACTAATtcattgtatataaatgtttattatgtatataaaaccAAACACTCTGAATGAATCACTCCACAGGGGTATCATTCAAAGACTTCATTGACATATTACTTAAAAGTTCAACACCATTTGAAAAGCATCAGCAATCCGTAAAATCTGGTTCACTAACTCTGTAACTGAGTTTAAGTCAGGGAATACACAATCACTGGGGGGTAAAGGGAAATACTACAATGCTGAGTGCTCAATAAGCTTAAATTTTCACCTAAATCTAAGCCATTAATGACTACCTTTGTAGGTTTGGCTAATAAACACTAAAACCAAAAGCAAATTCTCCATGCTTTGTTTGAGCGAAGAATTCTCATTCATGTAAAATACTTCtacaatataaatttttaaaatctctaaggAATAAACAATTAGGCAACATGAATACATTTCAGCTTTTACACTTGTTGAAACAGCATTTCATTCGTGTGAAACCgggaaaatatgaaaactaatgCTAAAATCTGTAACctttagaaatgattttattcttaattCATACACAAGAATAAACCACTAGAAGTTTTTTAACACTTATCTAAATCACATATTGATGGTGCTTTCTAATTCCATAATTGCCTTTAACataaaataagcataattaatgcagctggatttttttcctgattaatcAACATACACAACCTAAaatctttgaataattttttttgtcttactaTGAAACACATAACAGTAGAAATTTCCAGGTACTTACACAAGTATTAATGGTTTTTTTGGATATTCTTCACCAACTACAATAGGAGGAGAATCTGCCTGGATTATCTCTATTGGTGTTTGCAAAATGTGAGACAAGGCTCTtagctaaaggaaagaaaatgtattagtaaggaaaataaaaaggtaaatctTACTCAAATCATAAACTATTGAGTATGGGCAAACATCATCCAGGATGGATCAAGGAATATTCTATTCCTCACTGTATACCAAGAGCCTGCCACATAGTGGacacttaatacatatttttattttttattttattttttaatacataatttttaaaaaacaaatataagagtTATTAAATCAAATGCAGAAGTTTTAAGCCCTGGCTGCGCAACAGCTTTTTAAGAAATAGCAATATCATAGTTAATGAAGTGAGGACATGGGTAGATTGGATTCATTATACTAGTCTTTCTACTTTTGAATattgccagtttttaaaaatactattgctCAGGCACTAGACCAAATCAATTACAATTTGGGAGGTGTTGGGggtaaggagagaaagaataggTAAGAGTAGGaggtgtattttttttgttttgagatgtattatttttttgtaaacctTTCCAGATGATTCTAACATACACCAGTGTTGATAACCACTGTTCCATAATTTTCAAGGCATAAGTAGAATGAGTTACGGATATGAAATTGTACTATACTTTCATGGAATTTCCATCTGATTAATACACAATGTTAATTTCACACCATTTGTTATTGAATTAGAGCTTAAAGTtagatgaataataataaatattggtaGTAACATTGTTTAGACTTACCATGACCAAGCACACTAAAGCGCTTTATGTGTATTAATTAATTCAATCCTCTGGGATATCCCATATATCCAATAACCCTATGTGATATGTACTACTGTAAAAGACCTAGagtctgggacgcctgggtggctcagtggttgggcgtctgccctcggcccaaggtgtgatcctggagacccaggatcgagtccggcatcgggctccctgcatggagcctgcttctccctctgcctgtgtctctgcctctgtgtctttcatgaataaataagtgaaatcttaaaaataaataaataaagacctaGAGTCTGAGGCAGAGAATGGTTAAGCTGCCTGTCCTAAGTCaagcataaggaaataaaatgatctgCAACTGAACTAAATGTGACTTTGAGGCCAAGTTCGAAATTAATCATTTAACAGTCCTCAATCATAGCGCCCTCATCTATATATTTGCCTGATTATAAGAACATTCTGTCTAGAGCATGGtccttttagaagttttaacGAAGAAATTATTTCAGGAATATGAAGAAAATCCTATGCTGCACAGTAGCAAACGTAATCCCATATTCTATCTCATAAAATGTTCCTTTGGGACATTTTTTCCTTATAACTGaaatatcactttttttaaaagccagcaAGGAATGGATGGCATAAAGCAATTTCTGGAAATCTTAACATCCCTTTGAAgtcttttgaaattatataaagaatttctctttaataatttaaatataccCCATTGTGAAAACAGCAGCTCTTATTTCAAATGAATTCACAGACCAAAAATTTATGACTGTTCgtcaaaagatattttaaagttttttcctaaaaaattttttaaagattttatttatttatttgagagggagaacaCGAACAGGTAAAGGAACAGAGGTACaggcagacgccctgctgagcagggagcccaacacagggctctatcccaggaccctgagaccatgatctgagctgaaggcagacacttaaccaactgagccacccaagcgccccttaaagattttttttctccacttaagAAGACTTGCTTAGGTCTCTAGTTCTCATTAATTTGTGACCCTCAAAAGAAAGTTCAAGCATCTTTACTCCTAATGTAGTCACAAAGCCACAATGAAAATTTCCTCAGTTTAGAGACCCAAGAGAAGCATACAAAACAAATGGACATATAGTTCCCTCTGGTGGCTCAGAAGAGGTACAAATACAGCACTACTGAAACAAAGATTTTGAAGAAGCATTcacatcatttctttaaaaaatacacttcttggaaaaaatatatatatacttcttgaAGAAGTGAAATACTCCAAGCCACAATGACCTACCAAGTACACACCAGTGGTTTACGACCCCCACTCAATTAGGAAACTCAAGCTCAGGAGGTTGGCTGACTCCCTAGGGTCACCAAACTGAGAAGTAGAAGGAAAGCCAAGACCCAAACTCAGGgctttctctctcattccctgACTTTCAAATACCCTGGGCTGCCACTTGGACCAATTAggtgttttgttcattttgtttaatgAAACAAAGTTAACAATAAGTTAATCAAATAagttaaagctttaaaaaaaaaaaaatcctgattaaCTCCCTACAAGTGACTGAACACACTGATTTCCTACTGATTTCCTTCCTGATGTGAATTTTAATGCATCAAATACTGCTTTGAAGTCAGTATCAACTGAAATTCCAATCGTAATGTATTGTGGTAGGATCTGACCTGTAATTTCAcagaaaaatagttttcaaatttcTGATGTAATGGATGCTACTTTACAATACTGATCATCATCAGCTGAGCTACTAGGGTCAGCTGAAATAGTTTTCAAATTTCTGAGGTAATGGATGCTACTTTACAATACTGATCATCATCAGCTGAGCTACTAGGGTCAGTTTTACTGTACTTGAAAAAATCTTCACTTCTGTAAGTccaagaaaatcaaatatattgcCAGGAGCAGCATCACAAATGCAAACACACAGAGGCAACATTAGCCTCATCAACCCACAGATCAAACACTGggctatttaaaatgaaatagggCTTTACTTCCCATAGATACATACTTTAACCACAAGTCTAAGAACGTTAACTCCTTATTTCAGTGCTTCATCAgtagagaaaaagcaaatacGTAAAGAAAAGGGATATTCAATGAGAAACTGGGATCATCTGAAAAATGTCTGAATGCTACATGAGATTTAGAGATAATCTTAACGATCCACAAATGCCATGAATAGTTACAAACTTACCTCAAGCTGACCTCCCCATGCAGCTGTGTTGACGATATCATCACAGTACTTTCTAAACTCTTCtgtagagaaaaatgagaatatagcacttaaaataattttcatacatAACTTAAAAGATCCCTTTTGTAGGCTCCACAATTCCTGATCATTGCTCAAGTTGTGACCTTTCTCGTTTCTCTTCCCTGCGCTCTGGAGAATTTAATCCACTTCCCAGATGGCTCCAACTTTGTACCACCTCTCCATCTGAGAGCAAAGcaattcatttctgtttctctctctcagactGAAGCCCAGGGACCTTCACGACATAACAAGGCTATTCTGTTTACCCAAGCAACCCCCAAATGGCCACCATATTCACTACCTTGACATAGTATTTTAAAGCCCAGACCTGCATCTGAAAAAATACACTGAACAACTAAATCAGGTCTACTGTCAGAACCCATTAAGACATGTGAGAAGAGGtgacccgggtggctcagcactttagcgccaccctcagccccgggcctgctcctggagacccgggatcgagacccgtgtagggctccctgcatggagcctgcttctgcctctgcctctgcctctctctctctctctctctctctctctctctctctgtgtgtgtatctctcattaataaatatataagatcttaaaaaaaaaaaaaaaaaagacatgtgagAAGAGAACTGGGGTAAAAGTGCAATGAGCGGAAATTCCTTTCCCAGCAATAGCAGCAAACAGGGCTTCCACTTGCTATTTTTGAAAGCATTTACACCTTATTTACTTCAGTATCAGTTCTACCCAAAGAAAGGGCTTCCTAGATCAGTCATGAGAGGACGTAAAGAGCTAATTGCAGTTTAATGGCACATTTTGAGcatatgtacttttttaaaaagtttttttgcttttttgagagagaatgagagagagaacacagtgtGCATGCGAGGAGATgctgtgggagagggagaagccgactccccactgagcagggagctggggactctgggatcatgacctgaggcaaaggcagccacttaactgaatgagccacccaggtcccaaGTATACACACTTTGATACAGAAAGTTAAAATGGGAAACTAACAGCCTCCCTGTTTAGAGGAAGGGAAAACAATTAAGGGCATCTACAGAAAACTTGTGTCCTGTGTGTTTGCCCCATTCACTGCTATATCCCCCATGCTCAGAACAGCACCTAGAACAGTCCCTGGCACTTAATggccttcaataaatattggctgaatGATTAAGAAATtatgtcttttatctttttcttaaattcagcATGCGGAGTTGCCACTTCTTTTCCAGTGCCCTGCAACTAGCAGAGTTAGAGATTCCGTTAAAAGAAAGCCAACCTTAACCTTCCCTTGTCCAGCCCATCCTGGCCGTATGACTTGCTCCCAAGGGATACCACCACACCTTGCAGTCTTCTCATAAGGACTAACTTGCCTGTTATACCCCTGACTCCCCCCAAAACTCTCAGGCTTTCACCTGGTCTCCTTTACTTGCtagttgtgcttttttttttaacctctccatGAATATTTTACCTTATTAACAgtattataaagaataataagGCAGGttattaaatgacttatttttggttttgcaaAGTCAAATTTTGCCTAAATATATGGCTTATGGAGAAAATTAAATCTCCCAAAATACAAGatgaaagaattttgttttcccAATCATTCTCTCCTTATGGTCCTGGGGCCTTATATGTCCATAGACTACTCAAAGCTTACCTTGCTCTACACCCAAATCTGTGACATGTGAACTTACAATTTTTTCGATAATAATGCTATTcccatttttatcttaaataaaacaatatatttagcCACAAAGAGTGGTTAAGTACTTAAAAGATCTTAACAAGCAAAATGTACTagtatctattaaaataataaaaattaattctgcctaaattttgagattttttttccctccataatAATGATCAcaggtttttcttcttctcaatCCCAGGAATCATTTTAACAGccaagacgggggggggggggtgttaggtagaaaaagtgggggaaaattggaaaattagaTTACCTGGAGTATACATATTTCCTGTATTAGGATTTGTTAAAAACGGCAGAAAGTCTTCCACATGGCCTTGTATATATTCAGCAGTTTGACTTCTCAAGGCAGCCACAGTCAAGGGGCATTTCTGTTCTTTCAGCTGATCTTCAATGGCTCTGTACATACAGTGGCCATCAGACGGAATCTGTTTAATTTCCAACTGTCTAGCTGCCAATATTTGAGCAAGTTTTTCACTTTCTATATGTCTAGCTCCAGACAAGTTCTCAATTTCAGCTTCAGCTATCCTTTCTTCTCGCTCCTTTTCCAATGCAGCTTTTTTGTCCTAGGAGAATAGAAGAAAGTTAATTCACAAATAATTAGGACTATTTTACATTGATTGAGAAGACAGAAATGTAAGACTCTCAAAACTTCCTACCATCTTCCTTCTCCCACAAGCATTATCATATTGATGATCTCATCACTTACAAACTTTTCTATACTATGAACTCCTTCCTTTATTCTCATCTGCATGTACCCAACACCAAGCTCTGTACTAGGacaaaaaaaaggctttaaatttttctttgaagtcTATTTAAAAACTACATGACAAGTTTCTAAAAATTCTACTTACTGATTTTAAAGTACTGCATTAAGACTAAGTTATCCTAGGCCTTAAAGCAACATCATCATCATATTTATGCCAAGCTAATCCAAGCTTCTTATCACTCAACTACTAGGGCATTAACATGCTAAATCACCAGGGAGGCATCAATATGCCAAAGCCTTTAGATGGTACAGGAATTCTATTTATCTagcctaaagaaaaaagaaaaaaaacagtgcatacacaaacacacacacacacacacacaggcatacacatTTAATCAAAGCAAcagataaaaacatttttcttataaaaattaaaacgttgggcagcccaggtggctcagcagtttagcaccacctttagtctagggcatgatcctagagtccgcagatcgagtcccacgtcaggctccccacatggagcctgcttctccctctgcctgtgtctctgcctctctatctctgtctctcgtgaattaataaataaaatcttaaaaaaaaaaattaaaatgttacagaTAGACTGAAGTCCCCCTAAGGACCACTGCCTATTTCAGTGC contains:
- the OTUD6B gene encoding deubiquitinase OTUD6B isoform X1; protein product: MEAALAEELDEEEQLARRHRRERKELQAKIQGMKNAVPKNDKKRRKQLTEDVAKLEAEMEQKHKEELEQLKLNSKGRKIDSVAVNISNLVLENQPPRISKAQKRRDKKAALEKEREERIAEAEIENLSGARHIESEKLAQILAARQLEIKQIPSDGHCMYRAIEDQLKEQKCPLTVAALRSQTAEYIQGHVEDFLPFLTNPNTGNMYTPEEFRKYCDDIVNTAAWGGQLELRALSHILQTPIEIIQADSPPIVVGEEYPKKPLILVYMRHAYGLGEHYNSVTQLVNTATENCS
- the OTUD6B gene encoding deubiquitinase OTUD6B isoform X2; the encoded protein is MISKDKKAALEKEREERIAEAEIENLSGARHIESEKLAQILAARQLEIKQIPSDGHCMYRAIEDQLKEQKCPLTVAALRSQTAEYIQGHVEDFLPFLTNPNTGNMYTPEEFRKYCDDIVNTAAWGGQLELRALSHILQTPIEIIQADSPPIVVGEEYPKKPLILVYMRHAYGLGEHYNSVTQLVNTATENCS